From Myxococcus xanthus, a single genomic window includes:
- a CDS encoding M1 family aminopeptidase → MRCCHRHASESVPSGPRPFSLPGATEHYAAERPVRAEHVRIEVDLDFDTHRITGLCTTRVSAVRPVHTLTFDAVDLDVSDVQVDGRAARFSNSGAHVRVELSAPLAAGQACEVAIRYTARPRRGLYFWAPDAAYPHRPHQAWTQGQDIDARAWFPCLDTPAQKATSEVIATFPEAMTSLSNGTLESDRVHDGRRTQHYRMAQPHAPYLVTLVVGEFEEATDTAGTVPLRYLFPKGRKEDALRCVRRTPEMVRVFQEVTGEPYPWSSYAQVFVTEFILGGMENTSATSLTDTVLHDARAQPDYNAEPLISHELAHQWFGDLLTCRDWPHGWLNEGFATWLEMLWKERADGQDEADQHRLVDLEAYLGEARERYARPIVARRFHAPMDVFDRHLYEKGGLVLHELRRRLGDDLFFKGLRHYVARHRHGSVETVDLARAFEDATGHNLDAFFDQYIFAPGHPELKVDVRYDAEEARLRLQVRQTQSTADGVPLFRLPLDVALTVDGRDTVHRLEVTDAEHAFHLPCPSAPSQVRVDPRRGVLGTLTVDKSAGLWMDELRAAPEMRARTEAAVALGRDGSPRAVDALGTALADARLFWGTRAACAKSLGRIRTPDSRARLLDALSTEHPRVRRAVVASLGEFRRDAEVTARLRALVNGGDTSYFVEAEAARSYGRVRAPDALGVLEAASTRPSYQDVIAVGAVDGLAESQDPAAFSVVLARTAYGHAAPLRRAATLAVAKLAEVAGRKREAVDLLAELLRDPLFRVRMGVFEAARTLGDSRLVPALEQTPLLDAVARRAARETVRFLREGEPQVREVASLREEVDRLKEETRALRERLEGLSLKPPEPPRPPRGGAKPARKQVTARTKTAARKAGGRKRKATRR, encoded by the coding sequence ATGCGCTGCTGCCACCGTCACGCCTCCGAGTCCGTCCCCTCCGGCCCCCGTCCCTTCTCCCTTCCTGGCGCCACCGAGCACTACGCCGCCGAGCGGCCGGTCCGCGCCGAGCACGTCCGCATCGAGGTCGACCTCGATTTCGACACCCACCGCATCACCGGCCTGTGCACCACGCGCGTCTCCGCCGTCCGTCCAGTCCACACCCTCACCTTCGACGCGGTGGACCTCGACGTGTCCGACGTCCAGGTAGACGGCCGCGCCGCGCGCTTCTCCAACTCCGGCGCCCACGTCCGCGTGGAGCTGTCCGCGCCGCTCGCCGCCGGGCAGGCCTGTGAGGTGGCCATCCGCTACACGGCCCGGCCTCGCCGCGGCCTCTACTTCTGGGCGCCCGACGCCGCCTATCCGCACCGTCCCCACCAGGCCTGGACACAAGGCCAGGACATCGACGCGCGTGCCTGGTTCCCCTGCCTGGACACGCCCGCCCAGAAGGCCACGTCCGAGGTCATCGCCACCTTCCCCGAGGCGATGACGTCCCTGTCCAACGGCACACTGGAAAGCGACCGCGTCCACGATGGCCGCCGCACCCAGCACTACCGGATGGCGCAGCCGCACGCCCCGTACCTCGTCACGCTCGTGGTGGGTGAATTCGAGGAGGCCACCGACACGGCTGGCACGGTGCCCCTGCGCTACCTCTTCCCCAAGGGCCGCAAAGAGGACGCGCTGCGCTGCGTGCGCCGCACGCCGGAGATGGTGCGCGTCTTCCAGGAAGTCACCGGCGAGCCCTACCCCTGGAGCAGCTACGCCCAGGTCTTCGTCACCGAGTTCATCCTGGGCGGCATGGAGAACACCTCCGCCACCAGCCTCACGGACACCGTCCTCCACGACGCGCGCGCCCAACCGGACTACAACGCCGAGCCGCTCATCTCGCACGAGCTGGCCCACCAGTGGTTCGGGGACTTGCTCACCTGCCGTGACTGGCCCCATGGCTGGCTCAACGAGGGCTTCGCCACCTGGCTCGAGATGCTCTGGAAGGAGCGCGCCGACGGGCAAGACGAGGCCGACCAGCACCGGCTCGTGGACCTGGAGGCCTACCTGGGCGAGGCGCGTGAGCGCTATGCCCGCCCCATTGTCGCGCGGCGCTTCCACGCGCCCATGGATGTCTTCGACCGGCACCTCTACGAGAAGGGCGGCCTGGTCCTCCACGAGCTGCGCCGCCGGCTGGGCGATGACCTGTTCTTCAAGGGCCTGCGCCACTACGTCGCGCGACACCGCCACGGCTCCGTGGAGACGGTGGACCTGGCCCGCGCGTTCGAGGACGCCACGGGCCACAACCTGGACGCCTTCTTCGACCAGTACATCTTCGCGCCCGGCCACCCCGAGCTGAAGGTCGACGTCCGCTACGACGCCGAGGAAGCGCGGCTGCGCCTCCAGGTGCGCCAGACGCAGTCCACGGCGGACGGCGTGCCCCTCTTCCGGCTGCCGCTGGATGTGGCGCTCACCGTGGACGGCCGCGACACCGTCCACCGGCTGGAGGTGACGGACGCGGAGCACGCGTTCCACCTGCCCTGCCCCAGCGCGCCCTCGCAGGTGCGGGTGGACCCTCGGCGCGGAGTGCTCGGCACGCTGACGGTGGACAAGTCCGCGGGCCTTTGGATGGACGAGCTGCGTGCCGCGCCGGAGATGCGCGCGCGCACCGAAGCCGCCGTGGCCCTGGGACGCGACGGCAGCCCCCGCGCCGTGGACGCGCTGGGCACGGCGCTGGCGGACGCGCGTTTGTTCTGGGGCACTCGCGCCGCGTGCGCGAAGTCCCTGGGCCGCATCCGCACCCCCGATTCCCGCGCGCGCCTTCTGGACGCGCTGTCCACCGAGCATCCCCGCGTGCGCCGCGCCGTGGTGGCTTCGCTGGGCGAGTTCCGCCGCGATGCGGAGGTGACAGCCCGCCTGCGCGCCCTGGTGAACGGCGGTGACACCAGCTACTTCGTGGAGGCGGAGGCCGCCCGCAGCTATGGCCGCGTGCGCGCGCCGGACGCGTTGGGCGTCCTGGAGGCCGCGAGCACCCGGCCCTCGTACCAGGACGTCATCGCCGTGGGCGCGGTGGATGGGCTCGCCGAGTCTCAGGACCCCGCCGCCTTCTCGGTGGTGCTGGCGCGCACCGCCTATGGCCACGCGGCTCCGCTGCGCCGCGCCGCCACGCTCGCGGTGGCGAAGCTGGCGGAGGTCGCGGGTCGCAAGCGCGAGGCCGTGGACCTGCTGGCGGAGCTGCTCCGCGACCCGCTCTTCCGCGTGCGCATGGGCGTCTTCGAGGCGGCGCGCACGCTGGGGGATTCACGCCTGGTGCCCGCGCTGGAGCAGACGCCACTGTTGGATGCCGTCGCCCGGCGCGCGGCGCGCGAGACGGTGCGCTTCCTGCGCGAAGGTGAACCGCAAGTCCGCGAGGTGGCATCGCTGCGCGAAGAGGTGGACCGCCTCAAGGAGGAGACACGGGCCTTGCGCGAGCGGTTGGAAGGGCTCTCGCTGAAGCCCCCCGAACCGCCGCGTCCACCGCGCGGGGGCGCGAAGCCGGCGCGAAAGCAGGTCACTGCGCGCACGAAGACAGCCGCACGCAAGGCGGGTGGCCGGAAACGCAAGGCCACGCGCCGCTAG
- a CDS encoding sensor histidine kinase: MSRDAGNDDQRVSEESMASGIDELSAWLDAAVDPFVACDAGENVCFLNAAAERLLGWTREELIGQPASRLFPQRLHRHEGVSLLRHLLSRRAALGGRATRVLARRKDGAEIMVELTVGASGKGRDERIVLNFRRLHEVVDTLAEPVERTLHGLESESVPGDALFRTVVEHAPMGIIYFDRSAIVIACNELFVSIIGSPKRLLVGLNLLSLRDEGILHCVRETLAGHTCEYEGEYRAITSGRKTPVHVRFAPCFNAAGQVEGGIGIVEDISERRRAERERERLYREAQEAIRVRDDFLSIASHELKTPLTPLSLRLATLERRLARGELVESSTLRQARLYLLRITSLINDLLDSSRIEAGRLALHREATRLEGLVEHVLHELEPQRGNHTVRFDAPEQPVQVNVDPFRMEQVLANLVENAFKYSPNGGTVRVSLRQRGGLALLSVSDEGIGIPPDQQKLLFDRYFRARNASAHSFGGLGLGLYISRDIVERHGGRIWVESEPGHGSTFHVALPLMAGAPAQPNVEEPGQLIH, translated from the coding sequence ATGTCCCGGGACGCTGGCAACGACGACCAGCGGGTTTCCGAGGAGAGCATGGCCTCAGGCATCGACGAACTCAGCGCGTGGCTGGACGCCGCCGTGGACCCTTTCGTGGCCTGCGACGCCGGTGAGAACGTCTGCTTTCTCAACGCCGCCGCGGAGCGCCTGCTGGGATGGACGCGAGAGGAGCTCATCGGCCAGCCGGCGTCCCGGCTCTTTCCCCAGCGGCTGCACCGCCACGAAGGCGTGAGCCTCCTGCGCCACCTGCTCTCCCGGCGGGCCGCGCTCGGAGGGCGAGCGACCCGGGTGCTCGCACGTCGCAAGGACGGCGCTGAAATCATGGTGGAGCTGACGGTGGGCGCCTCCGGCAAAGGCCGGGATGAGCGCATCGTCCTCAACTTCCGCCGCCTGCACGAGGTCGTCGACACCCTGGCCGAGCCCGTGGAGCGCACGCTGCACGGACTCGAGTCGGAGAGCGTTCCTGGCGACGCGCTCTTCCGGACCGTCGTGGAGCACGCGCCCATGGGAATCATCTACTTCGACCGGAGTGCCATCGTCATCGCGTGCAACGAGCTGTTCGTGAGCATCATCGGCTCACCCAAGCGCTTGTTGGTGGGCCTCAACCTCCTGTCGCTCCGGGATGAGGGCATCCTCCACTGCGTCCGGGAGACGCTGGCGGGACATACCTGCGAGTACGAAGGCGAGTACCGCGCCATCACCTCAGGCAGGAAGACGCCGGTCCACGTGCGCTTCGCCCCCTGCTTCAACGCGGCCGGACAGGTGGAGGGCGGCATTGGCATCGTCGAGGACATCTCCGAGCGCCGCCGCGCGGAGCGCGAGCGCGAGCGCCTGTACCGTGAAGCCCAGGAGGCCATCCGCGTGCGCGACGACTTCCTGTCCATCGCCTCGCACGAGCTGAAGACACCCCTCACCCCGCTGAGCCTCCGGCTGGCCACGCTGGAGCGCCGGCTGGCGCGTGGCGAGCTCGTGGAGTCCTCCACCTTGCGTCAGGCGCGCCTGTACCTCTTGCGCATCACCAGCCTCATCAACGACTTGCTGGACTCCTCACGCATCGAGGCGGGACGACTGGCCCTTCACCGGGAGGCCACCCGGCTGGAAGGACTGGTGGAGCACGTCCTCCACGAGCTCGAGCCCCAGCGCGGCAACCACACCGTGCGGTTCGACGCGCCCGAGCAGCCCGTGCAGGTGAACGTGGACCCCTTCCGGATGGAGCAGGTGCTCGCCAATCTGGTGGAGAACGCGTTCAAGTACAGCCCGAATGGCGGCACCGTGCGCGTGAGCTTGCGCCAGCGCGGCGGGCTGGCGCTCCTGTCTGTCTCCGACGAAGGCATCGGCATCCCTCCGGACCAGCAGAAGCTGCTCTTCGACCGGTACTTCCGGGCGCGCAACGCCTCCGCCCATTCCTTCGGTGGACTGGGGCTGGGGCTCTACATCAGCCGGGACATCGTCGAGCGCCACGGCGGGCGCATCTGGGTGGAGAGCGAGCCAGGCCATGGCTCCACCTTCCACGTCGCCCTGCCCTTGATGGCGGGCGCTCCCGCGCAGCCGAACGTCGAGGAACCCGGACAGCTCATCCACTGA
- a CDS encoding J domain-containing protein — MQWVLFFSDRQVREQLFARVDSTRGLLLVTGVRHGAAMRPPEVREPFATLERLHGDVLSQVLVADEGTSDGMWRDPLGDLGDRLHPGSRDDAYAASTGYLLLRDGRPAAVVRKQGTPFEDLWFLQEALSRLTPRVPPPDPAQRPGRRRAEPAPRSPPRPASGGTNARATGTRERTGWDDEATPPRGTRVPPPEPPRKDPWTVLGIAPGTPLDVARKAFRALVVQYHPDKVAHLAPEFHALAELRTREILDAWEEVERALSGGA, encoded by the coding sequence GTGCAGTGGGTCCTCTTCTTCTCCGATAGACAGGTGCGTGAGCAGCTCTTCGCCCGGGTGGATTCGACCCGTGGGTTGTTGCTGGTGACAGGGGTCCGGCACGGCGCGGCCATGCGTCCTCCGGAGGTCCGTGAGCCCTTCGCCACGCTGGAGCGGCTCCACGGCGACGTGTTGTCACAGGTGCTGGTGGCCGATGAGGGCACCTCGGATGGCATGTGGAGAGACCCGCTGGGGGACCTGGGCGACCGGCTCCACCCCGGCAGCCGGGATGACGCCTACGCGGCGTCCACGGGCTACCTGCTGCTGCGGGACGGCCGGCCCGCGGCGGTGGTGCGCAAGCAGGGCACTCCGTTCGAGGACCTCTGGTTCCTGCAAGAAGCCCTGAGCAGGCTCACCCCTCGCGTGCCCCCGCCGGACCCGGCCCAGCGGCCAGGACGTCGCCGCGCGGAGCCCGCGCCCCGCTCACCCCCACGGCCCGCGAGCGGTGGCACGAACGCCCGCGCCACGGGCACGCGGGAGCGGACCGGCTGGGACGATGAGGCCACGCCGCCCCGGGGTACGCGCGTGCCGCCGCCCGAGCCGCCGAGGAAGGACCCGTGGACGGTGCTGGGCATCGCGCCCGGGACGCCCCTGGATGTGGCGCGCAAGGCCTTCAGGGCGCTGGTGGTGCAGTACCACCCGGACAAGGTGGCGCACCTGGCGCCGGAGTTCCACGCGCTCGCCGAGCTGCGCACGCGGGAGATTCTGGACGCGTGGGAAGAGGTGGAGCGAGCGCTGTCCGGAGGGGCGTGA